In Styela clava chromosome 6, kaStyClav1.hap1.2, whole genome shotgun sequence, the genomic window TCTACAAGTAACAGGTACAACCAAATTGCAAAACATATCACAATTTATAACTAAGATTAACCAAAAATATAAAGATACAAATTGGACAATATTTGAGGCACTACTTTTTTACAGTATGTAAAGTGACTATAGAACTACAAGTAGCCTAATTATGAACTTGATGGAAAATGAATTATgacaaaaaatgataatattctTTAATTTTGCTTGTCCAAAGAAAACTGTTGGAATTCTGATTTATTTGGAAGATGGATAATTTGGGAGAATGGGAATAGTATAATCCTACTTGTACTCATGTTCTACAAAGTATCCTATATCGATTAGACAgaataaatataacttttcaGGTGATCgttatttgaaatactttgattattaaaattttaagactatattttaatttttgtcatagaaaaagaaaaaaagaaagaaaggGTGAATATACCAGAAATAAAAATAGACATTGGCGAATCACAACTAGAAGAAAAACAGGAGAATGGAATAGCAAATCCCAGCTATCAAGAAGCAGAGGGTTCGAATCAGGAGACAGAGATGAAAAATGGTACCGAAGAAAAGgtatgaaatgtaattaaaagaaaattatcGATTTAACAAAGCCAATACAATGCTCAAATGTAAACACATCCGACTACCTGTCATATTAGcgtattagtatatatttttattatatatttttttttattattctctcGCAATTTGCGTTCGatttttgttgattttactggtaggaaaaaataaacttgacttgacttttATATACTTATGTTGCAATGTTACTAATGCAAAAGTATTCAGAATAATTGACAAACCAAACATTGTATTGCGTCAATGCTGTAAATCACCCAAAGCTTTTGTATTAACTACTCATAAGTGCTCTTTCAAAGTTGTGCTTTTACATGATAAAATATCGATGTAATTCAGTATGGGGTTCTGGAATAAAGTGCTCTATTTTAGTGTTAGCATTTCAGCAGTCTCGTTCAAGAACACTATCAAATCTTCGAAGTGCGATAAAAACCTAACTTTTCGCTACGATATTTCACGAATTGGGCGTGAACGTTCGAGTCTTCATCCAAATAGGTATCCAAGTGACATCATTTTAAATGTCATACCAATCACCACAGCAGTTGAAACATTTCCAATTAAATCAAGTTTAAACCTTTAATTATCCAGCACCAATTTAGCTATTAGTCTGCTTTTCAAGAACCTTAGGAATGAAAAATATCCGAAACAAGTCCCCGGGCTACTTGGCTAAATATACTTTATCCAACTTGTACAATGTTACAATCTGGCGTtgtaaaaaattatcatttcattATACCAACCAGCTGTTTGGTCAATTGCTGTAATCTGCTGATATCAAATACTGTACAATTTTAAGGCTGTACTTTCAAGCCTGCGTATAGGGGCGGgataattacaaaaaatatatatatgtttacgTCAACATGTGAAAAACATTCATGAATCATATTAACCTCAGATAAATTGGGCCGAGTTATTAACTGTCAGTCATTCAATTACATGAGCATTGCTTCATTCTTTAAATGTCACATCAAAAATGAGCATGAAAAGTTTCCATCGCAACCTATAGGACTATTTATCCCTTATTTTTCACACACATTTACATATTCTAGATCGAAACTGACGTTGAAAACGTGATTGAAGCAacggaaataaatgaaaacattatCAAACAGGAAGTAATATCCGAAGAACAAAAAGCATCCGCCGCAGGTGTAGAAAACAAAGCTTACGAAGGTAAAAATACAACATCTCTTTTTTATACATTAGCTATATTTGTACACAACATCAATGCGTCACGCTCATATCGGTACAGTCAGTTCAATTTGTGTTTGTATTGCCAGACACTATATAGATTAACGATATTCCCGTTTCGAAACATTCTAATGAACGAATATCACATTTTATGCTAATTTGTACTATTATTGCAGAACCCAAAGCAGAACACCCTGTCAGTAATACTTCTGTCGAAAGAGAAACAACAGAGCCAACGGTGGTGTCTCCCGAAGCTGAGACCATAAACCATGCCAACAGGAGCGAATTACCTACAAACAAAGTAGCACAAAAACGAGAAGAAACCGAACTTTTTGATGAAAAACTTTCGAAGGAAGAGCTGGAACCGTATGATGGCATAGTATTACAAGGAGAATGGAGACGACCAGTTGTACTGTCCCAATTGTTAGAGATTGGTATAATCAATAAGAAAATGGCAGATGAAATAAAATCTGAGATAATGAATGCAAAACAGAAACAAAAAGAAGAAGATACATATGATGATGAAGAAATACCAGAAATGTTAAGGAAATATTTATGCGGAGAAGAACCTATTGCAGGAATATTAGTTGCCGAAACTGGAGAAAAGAAGTCTATCTTCAAGTCAGCAAAAGATGGAATATTAAGACGAGGAACAGCAATAAGTCTTTTGGAAGCTCAAGCGGCGACGGGAAATATTATAGATCCGGTTACTGGAAGAAAAATGTCTGTGAAGGAAGCCACACAACTGGGTTTGTTGGATAAAGTATATGAAACCGTGTTACTTAGAGCTGAGAGGGCTGTAATCGGATATAAATTTCGCGCATCAGATCATGTTTTATCTTTATATGAAGCAATGCAAAAAGGACTGGTAGTGGAATCTCATGGTTTAAGATTGTTAGAAGCTCAATGCGCAACTGGAGGTATAATTGACCACAGGATAAACGTTAGAGTCCCATTAGATGTCGCCATCAAGCGTGAAATTTTGGATGAACGTCTGAAGCAAAAGCTTGAAGATGACGAAGGAGATGATACAAAAACCTTCTTTGACCCAAATACAGAAGAAAATGTAACATACAAAGAGCTGATGAGGAGAAGCATTGTGGACAGGGACACTGGTTTACGACTTTATccacttgaaaaaataataaagaaaaggATAAGCTATGGAAGCTATTCAGGAAGATCGAGTCGGTCTTCAAGTAGAACAGTAAGCAGATCAAACAGTCAAGAAAATCTTGCTGCCATGAATCTTAGTCCATAATCTCGCATAAAATCTTCCACACAGTCAAAAGCGAATGTCATAAGGAAGGACTGAACAGTACGATGCATCAGGTTCcaatacatacatacaaatgaGGCAACATATACAAATGAAGAGGCGACACAAGGGAAGTTACTGTCATTCCAAATTAGTGAAACTGTTCGAATACCTTttaatgtgtatattttagtttttttttatactgaATAATAACAAATTGTTGCATAATTATTCTActtaaaatattgtataatatatataagtaatacagtaatatgatTTGCCAAACCTCTGCAGTGAAATACAACGTATAGAATTCTAGCTTCATCTGTCATGCATCCTTTGATTGAGCATTCTGATCCATAGACggaatttaaaaaaacgttCCTAAAAATCTGTATTTACTTGTAGCAGCAAGATTAGTTTGCTTTCAGAATTCTATAAATAGAAGCAAGTGCAGTTTGCAACATTTATGGCACCGCAAAGTTTGTGCATTCTTCGTCAGCGAGATtggatttcatttatttatactaGCTTCATACTATTTCATCTAAACGGTAGGCAGTCACAtaaatttactttatatttacttttgaattgtttttatattttatcgcATACCGTTTCGCAATATCATTATCAGCATCTTCATCCGGCGTACGGATTATGTTGCATGCATGCAGTATAATTTTCGAAACGAAATTAGCTTTTTTTAGCCTTTCTTGAAAAAAGGGGCAACATGCATGCCGATATCATAATTTTTACTTGAACTGATTATGTCGGTAGTTGAAATGCGAAACCAAGTGTCGCAAATTCTAAAATCTTTAAGTATCCAAATATAGCTATATTATATTATGTTAATTTTCCAACTTTTCAACCCTCACGAGAAAACCGACTTTCAGAATATTTTACACATATCATTTGAGTTTCAAGtaagtcattttattttttacttgaTTAGTTCTAAAGACAGAAACCTGATATATTTTTACTTCTTTACTTGGTCAAAATCTAAATTGACGATATACACCCGCCACTTCGCCAAGCAATTTTAATGGCTGGTCAGGGGCCACGGGTAACGAAATAGGAATACATACCAACGTACCAGATttaacacaaatatttttagaaaacatTGTTTGGTCAAAGTTGATTaatccaatatatatattttagatcGTGTAAAATGTGTTTCGCATTAACTAATACGGTTATTCACAATTAATCTAATTACGTTATTATCTTGAATACTGTCGACGTTGCGACAAAATTAATTTGCATATTccaaaatcaaataaaagtttacCTAACGCATCATTGTCTGGAATTGATGATGATAAAATCTGTGGGTAGAAATATACTAATTCAAATATACGCGGGTGCAATCGTGCTGTCGCCGGATGGATATTTGTTAAGCTTCAAGGTACATGGGCTGGGAGTAGAATCATGACCTGCAAGCGGTTACGTTATTCACTCGCTCTGCAACGCCGAAGACTTCAATAATCCTCTCTGGCATGGTCACCTCTTCATCCGCCTTGCCGACTCTCAAATTTAGCAGTGTCAGCGAACAATCGTTATAAAACACCGAAAGTGGCTgttattccttttatttttaattttttgagttTTCTTCGAGTTACAGAGGATTTTCACTAGGCAACGTCGCTAGTCTGGCGTCTATCTTCATTACTCCGTGTATCTGATTCCAATGAGCAAGTCATACTTATTGCCCTGAATTCTTTcctccaatatatatatatttactcaaTCCTACAGAAAGAATTTAATTACATTTTCATATGTCCTATGCCGGGGTGGTCCAACGTTGAccgcctcgcgggccacacttttatttttgtattgttcgcgagCCACAATAGTGCTAAGAATTCGTAAACAGtccaatacaaaacaaacactttattgtccaaacacattaatcattatttgtcatttatcaagctaaaacttGCAAAAACCACCGAAAAAACTCACTGAAACGTTCAAATTTAGTGTAGGATTTCAAACTCTTCGTAAAAGAGAAAGTGTCATAAGgagaaaatgccgttttagattgtcaccgacacaacttgcagataTATCAAGCAAGCgttgtggtattttccctcccATATCCATATTTTCTGTTTACCCTCCAgaaaatgcgacgcgggccacagataatgaagcggcgggccacagataatgaagcggcgggccacatgtggacCGCGTGGCctgagtttggaccaccctgtcctATGCTATCCCATTTTGTCTCTCATCTGCTTTCTATCTGCGTAGTATACAGTAAACGCACTTTTGATGAGGATACGGGAGTTGTTATAGTGTATGTTTTTGTAACACGAAATTTGTGACTCAAAATGCTATTAATACTATTAGCAATACTTCAAATCATAATTAGAAATCCATAAAAACGCTACTTTGTTGTTATCCGGCACCAAAAGTTGAAAAAGTCCACGATAAATCACTATTCCACGTGCTAAGTGTCTATCGGTAATCTGCTGTTATTGAGCAGTGAGCACTGCCCTATATGTGTGTACTACAAATCTTTTCCAGCTAAATTTGTTGAAAAGCAAAATCAGTTTCAATACGTTACGCGCTTATTGCAAAAATTAATACATAGGTTTTCGGATCTGTCCACGAAGGCAGAACTGTCAAATTCCATTACAACAAGGAATTTAGTGAATTTGTGATTTATAGCACCTttcaaaaattgctgtttgaaCGCAGGCGATATTATGCGCAATTCATTTTACGACATGTAAATCGACTGCCCTTTAACTTGacattttttcaaatactaATGACTGATAATATAAAGGTGTTTTGCCGACCTCAAGAGTATCGTTTAATGAGTATTTAACTAATATAACATAACCGATCCAGTGGCAAATTCTAAAAATCTGTTTGCAACCGattgtaattttaaatattgttcattactGCCTCTAGTGGTACGATCGATAAGATACTGCTGAATTGTAATGTTCGCTGAAATATCTCATCTGGCATTCTTGCAGCTAGTGTCTCACAGATGACTTATTTGAACACCTTAACCGTATAGGAAAAAGATTTTACTCGACAGTTGGCGCAATAGATGTTTTCAGGACATCTACATCCTTGTTTACCTCCATTCAATTAGCAAATCACCAAAGCATCGAaggtgacgtaacaataaaaaattttaacagCCCGCGCAGGCATTTTTGGACACGATGGTGAATATTAGGTCGTTTTCGTGGTTTTGCTAGCTAATACTCAGTTTTTAGTTGCGTGTCCGAAACTTGGGTATTTCGTCTTACAAAGAATTTAGTTGAATGAATCAAAAAAAAACTAGTCCCAATAAGCTGCGATAGACTACACCAAGTTTTTTCAAACTAGGTCCTCGCCCCCAAAGGTGGATCAACGAGGAAAAGCCTTCGTTAGATAACCATTAGTGATAAATTcattaatttaaagtaaattaattaaattggcttttttattatcaaataacCGATGGGAACTCGTTAAATGCAAAACTAGGTAATTTTTATTGAAGAGCAGGGGGTCTTTGAAGGAGGGCATGGATCATACAAGTTTGAGGATCACTGTACTAGATATACTAAGTCATCTATCAGTAGGGTGACGTAGACCAGTTCGTCAACTTTCAAAAACACTTTCGAAATAGGCTTCTTCAAATACTAAGTATAGGAAGAATCTTtcaggggtcaagggtcggatAAACAATAAACATCAATGAGTGTTGATCGGCGACGGCTTTTTCTGCCATCGTAGACCAGTTCGCCAACTTTCAAAAACACTTTCGAAATAGGCTTCTTCAAATACTAAGTATAGGAAGAATCTTtcaggggtcaagggtcggatAAACAATAAACATCAATGAGTGTTGATCGGCGACGGCTTTTTCTGCCATCCACATAAACATGAATGCACTTAGAATTAACTTAGTAGCAACTCTCTGTCTGACCCAACctagtaaccggacgaaagtATTTCACTGTATAACATTGGTTGCCCATTCCAAGAAATGATGACAAATCCTACAGTAACCTGAATTATGCAAAAAATTGTTACCCTGGATACAAATATAACGCAGATAAAATGGGTTCATGAAGAAAGgataatgaaataaagaaagaaATATCACAAACGGtgtaattattttcaaagattCAAAATGTAAGTAATGCCGTCAACAACCGCATAAAACTCACCTCGTAAACTCGCATGAAGCGGCGACCCGGCAATCGATTGTAAACAATAGATGCGATGTGCAACAGAGCGCAGCTCGATGAAGATCAGCTGATTTCAGCGGACGATTCATGAGTCAGTCGATCGATGACGACCAAAAACAAAGGTTAGATTTTCGAGAGTATAGGATACTGTCATGCATGTACCGTCAATAAATGGAAATTAAATACAGCACTTTATCAACGGCGCAAACTTGGTTAATATTATATTAGTTTGCGAGATGCTAGGACCCTATAAGTTTTTTGCGCGATGAAGACCCATATTAAAAACAACGACACAATCGGATTCGCATTCAAATTTAGTACATTTAGAGTTCTAGACAGCATGGTTTCAGTCATTATGACTACAAATGTAGTGCAGAAGATTTAAAtcaggaaaaaaattatttcgagACGTAGTAGTTaatggaaaaaataatattttcgcCAAGGCTTCGACATCAATTTCCGACAACTATAAAAATATAGGTGAGTAATTTACTTTGAGGGCATACCATTTGCAGTCCAGATTAAAAAGTGATATTCAAATGCTATGACGAGATTATGAATAAACTGTGATCTCTGCCACAGTCACCAAATTCGTGTGCGTCGCATGAGTTAACAATGacctttttctcattttagcGCCTCAGAATATGTATGTAACTCATTTATTAGGTATAATTTTCCCTTTTAAAAAGTATTTCGCAGCTTGGAAATCACGAATAATTTCGCAAGCGTTGAACTAATatgaatgtaatatatttttctttgtaaATCAATGTGTAAGCTTGCATGGTATTTTCTTGCGGTTTTGGCCAAATAATGATAGCTAAACATAACGCAACTGATTCATCGGTGAATTTCGTCATCATAAATTGCGAAAGACATCGCAAAATTGTTGAACAGCTGGTTGTAAAATAATCACCTACGTTGGTATGAATTCATTTTAACTGTTCAATGAAAAGTTTACTTTGGTCGTAGTTTGTATTGCATCTGGATTCGCCGATATGTTTCTATAGAATTCCAGTATGAAACAAACATGGTACATATTGCGAAACACAAACAACGAATATGGCATGACAAACACcgatattaaatttattcagtTCTCATTCTTTTACGCACCACGAGTCACATTAATGctttaaatttcatttgattatTACTCTCGCGTAATTCTCAAGCTTTTACATTTATGGTTGATGATATGGGCGAATATCTAATATGTATATACAAAATAGAGAAATATCCCAAAACAACCTTATTTTACATTAAAATGTTGATTCGGCTTATTGGGATATCTGAGCCCGAACGATGTTTACATATTAAACACTTAGGCATTGCATAAGCTTAGGCggaaaagaaaatgaaatcgaaaaattaatgaaaattttagCCGGAAATCGATAAGATAGTgcttttcaataaatttcaaaaatttcaataaacgaaatacctaatacagtaatattcgCTTTGGCGGTTATATGATGGATTAAATGAAAAAGATAAAGACTTATGTAAAAGCGTGTACGTCCCAATATGTGCCAAAAAAGAGTactgtgaaatatatattatacatgcTGTTGAATGTGAGGACATGGTAAAGTTTTATTAGTTGCTGAAGTTTATCTTTCCGCGTCAACAGTTTCTCTGGTCAAAAATCTTTTGGAATAGAATTGTGAAATTGTCGTTATAAGCTTCGTTTGCATTTGCGAGTCATAATGTTTAACAAGCTGACACCAAATGAATTGAAATGTGGCGAGTAAACGCCCTGATTCAGCAATTAGAACTTAACGAGAGAATATAGAGAAGTCATTTAACGACTGATTTTTACTCTTCTGTTCATGAGATGGATATGAAACGGTCCGAATGGTCATTAGTCTCATATGTTTTATCTAGTTGGCGAGGGAAATGTACAAGTCGCTGCGCACTGACGTGATCGCCAAATAACCATTCGGTTTCAAGTAAACGGTAGTACGAAGTTCAGGACCATTGAAAATCAAGCAGAGCCGTAGACCATACAGTTAGTTGGTGGTAAGACATTTATGATAATGATGTACCCTATTCGCATTAAAATTGAGTTCGTTGAACCTCTTACGAAGTTCAGGTTATTTAATCGTAAATTTGCAATTTGGACGGGCCATTGTTCTGAGTTTTGAGTGCACATTCTTGATtgaatgttaaaaataaatttgatttttattgaaatctGGTTTTAGATGTAGATAAATGAAGTATTCCAGAGTTTGTATATTTCCAGTCTGTTGGAAGTGCGAAGTCCGAATACGTCAAACGAGCCAATGGTAAATAGTGTTTTACAACCTTGCTAATAATCGTAAATAAAGGCGTTATATAATATAACCTCATATCTTGGATCATTAACTACACGTGGTTTCGAATTGCGTAAATCTTGTTTACTCGAACCTACAGTTGATGCAGACGATTCTTGTTGATATCGTCTTAAATGTTACATGTTTACAACATCAGCGGCTCGAAACCGACGATTATgtattttcgaatatatatgtatgtatttaGAATAAATTCATACATAATAGTTAATACCTAATTTTTAAATCCATGTTCCGTtagtataatttattgcaatacGAATTTTTATTCGAATAAAGCGATTCAATTTTCGTATAATACAAATCTGTGCATCCACATATTAGTGAAAGAATGTTCTTAAAAAAGTATACCACTAACCGCACACGCGCTCAAACCAACAACAAATATGTTTGCAAATTTACATATGTCCAGGTTATGTCATCAAGATAAGCTCTTGAAATGAGTAGGCCCAGCAGGGGATGAAGTGTTAGGCGAAAAGGCGATCACAGGTTACAATTCCATCATCTCGTGTCTTCCCAGGcaaattttaatacaatttgAAATGTGTCCAAGTGATATGTGTTTCTTTTGTATTTTAAGTCGGGCGGCGGTTTGTTTACGggcattttcaatttataaaatgtGGTAAATATCAATCTGTATTTCGTAAATAGCAGCATGAGTGCTCGACAGTGTTACACAATTATGTTTTTAAAGTCGCAAGCTGCATTATCATTGAATAAACATTAACGACGATCAATCCAAATATTTGAAGCTAAACAAAACACGAAAATAGCAGAAACGCAAAGTCAGCTGCTTTGTTGtatcatttgaaattttgaataaaaagatATAATAGATTTTCGTTGACGGTAACAAGCCGCCCGGCCCACGCGATGTGTGTTTGCGAACAAAACGCAAAAACTAGTAGATTCGAATGGAAACGGGCGATGAATGATTTACTCTTAAAGCTGTCGGAATTTATATCAGCAAGAATGATGAATTACGTCGACCCATTTTAATTGCTGTACACTATTTCAATCGATCGAAAGTGTACAATATAAAACTGCCTTTTACTGTGCAACATCACGCCAAATTGTACTGGGTAGGCGTCGGCGCCATATTCTATAAATATTATGATATACTCGAATCATCATGATTTTTACTGATATGTGTTGTTATTGCATCCAAGCTTAGATATTTTGAGACGAAATTTAAAGAGGCCGTATATCACTTCAGAAATATTGGATAATCCGCAGTGAGAGAAATATCACACAAAGGC contains:
- the LOC120331001 gene encoding desmoplakin-like, yielding MQSFLSIAISLGFLFTTSFVLISCMSCRRFIAKRKLKKEKKKERVNIPEIKIDIGESQLEEKQENGIANPSYQEAEGSNQETEMKNGTEEKIETDVENVIEATEINENIIKQEVISEEQKASAAGVENKAYEEPKAEHPVSNTSVERETTEPTVVSPEAETINHANRSELPTNKVAQKREETELFDEKLSKEELEPYDGIVLQGEWRRPVVLSQLLEIGIINKKMADEIKSEIMNAKQKQKEEDTYDDEEIPEMLRKYLCGEEPIAGILVAETGEKKSIFKSAKDGILRRGTAISLLEAQAATGNIIDPVTGRKMSVKEATQLGLLDKVYETVLLRAERAVIGYKFRASDHVLSLYEAMQKGLVVESHGLRLLEAQCATGGIIDHRINVRVPLDVAIKREILDERLKQKLEDDEGDDTKTFFDPNTEENVTYKELMRRSIVDRDTGLRLYPLEKIIKKRISYGSYSGRSSRSSSRTVSRSNSQENLAAMNLSP